In one window of Bacteriovorax sp. BAL6_X DNA:
- a CDS encoding rod shape-determining protein → MLKQFFNFFSNDLAIDLGTANILVYAKDRGIIVNEPSVVAVHQGYKGTGSKVLAVGAEAKQMLGRTPGSIQAIRPMRDGVIADFEVTGAMLKYFIQKSLSGSKLVKPRIIICIPFGITQVEKRAVKESAEQAGAREVYLIEEPMAAAIGAGLPITEPSGNMIVDIGGGTTEVAVISLGGIVYSQSERVAGDKFDEAIASYIKKKYSLLIGERTAEQIKMSIGNAYPFDDEVRTYEVKGRDLVAGAPKIIEVTSDEIRDALSDPIAEVVEAIKTSLEKTPPELAADIVDNGIILAGGGSLLANLDVLIKERTGLPVALAEDPLTCVVRGCGKALESIDLLKQVATLS, encoded by the coding sequence ATGTTAAAGCAATTTTTTAATTTCTTCTCAAATGATCTAGCGATCGATTTAGGTACAGCAAATATTCTTGTTTACGCTAAAGATAGAGGAATCATTGTAAATGAGCCTTCTGTTGTAGCTGTACACCAAGGTTATAAAGGTACTGGTTCAAAGGTACTTGCTGTAGGTGCTGAAGCAAAACAAATGCTTGGTCGTACACCTGGGTCAATTCAAGCTATTCGTCCTATGAGAGATGGTGTAATCGCTGACTTTGAAGTAACAGGTGCGATGCTTAAGTACTTCATTCAAAAATCACTATCAGGTTCAAAGCTAGTAAAGCCAAGAATTATTATCTGTATTCCATTTGGTATTACTCAAGTTGAAAAACGTGCAGTTAAAGAATCTGCTGAGCAAGCAGGGGCACGTGAAGTATATTTAATTGAAGAACCAATGGCAGCGGCAATCGGTGCAGGACTTCCTATTACTGAGCCATCTGGAAATATGATCGTTGATATTGGTGGTGGGACGACTGAAGTTGCAGTCATTTCACTTGGTGGTATCGTTTACTCTCAATCTGAAAGAGTGGCCGGTGATAAATTTGATGAAGCAATTGCTTCATACATTAAGAAAAAATACTCATTATTAATTGGTGAAAGAACAGCTGAACAAATCAAAATGTCGATTGGTAATGCTTATCCATTTGATGATGAAGTAAGAACATATGAAGTTAAGGGACGTGACCTTGTAGCAGGTGCACCTAAGATTATTGAAGTTACTTCTGATGAAATTAGAGATGCTCTTTCTGATCCAATCGCAGAAGTTGTTGAAGCAATTAAAACTTCATTAGAAAAAACACCTCCTGAGCTAGCGGCCGATATCGTTGATAACGGAATTATTCTAGCTGGTGGTGGTTCACTTCTAGCAAACCTAGATGTTTTAATTAAAGAAAGAACTGGGCTTCCTGTAGCTCTTGCAGAAGATCCACTTACTTGTGTTGTTCGTGGGTGTGGTAAGGCACTAGAGTCAATTGATCTTTTAAAACAAGTAGCGACTCTATCATAA